Proteins co-encoded in one Hyla sarda isolate aHylSar1 chromosome 4, aHylSar1.hap1, whole genome shotgun sequence genomic window:
- the LOC130367224 gene encoding olfactory receptor 510-like produces MCEGNQTQVNQIHLLGFRSLHKYRTLLFIVFFLTYIFILGGNLLIILLVSVIDHLKTPMYFFLKHLSIADVLLSTSIFPVMLDIILVEKGILSLWGCIFQLLLFGVFGCFQCFLIAIMSYDRYLAICHPLRYSSLMSPDLCHRLNIGTWFLANVLPSSEIIVLIQYNFCGLNSIDHFFCDFGPVVELATSDTSILILQDFVVSIFIFVFPFAFIIITYACIFFTILKISSRCGKRKAFSTCSSHLITVCVYYGSFITVYMTPSDENTSHINKYRSLLYLVVTPLMNPIIYSLRNQEIKRAVQKIVSHIFYYG; encoded by the coding sequence ATGTGTGAGGGGAATCAGACGCAGGTCAATCAGATACATCTCCTTGGGTTCCGGAGTCTACACAAGTACAGGACTCTTCTCTTCATTGTGTTTTTCCTgacttatatatttatactggGAGGAAACCTTCTTATTATCCTTTTAGTCTCCGTTATTGATCACCTCAAAACCCCAATGTATTTCTTCCTAAAACACTTATCCATAGCCGACGTCTTACTATCCACCAGTATCTTCCCTGTGATGTTGGACATAATACTTGTTGAGAAGGGTATTTTGTCCCTCTGGGGCTGTATTTTTCAGTTGTTATTATTTGGTGTATTTGGATGTTTTCAATGTTTCCTCATTGCCATCATGTCCTATGATCGATATTTGGCCATTTGCCACCCATTACGTTATTCTTCATTGATGAGTCCAGATCTTTGCCACCGGCTTAATATTGGGACATGGTTTTTAGCCAATGTGTTACCATCTAGTGAGATCATTGTTCTTATTCAATACAATTTCTGTGGCTTGAACTCCATTGACCACTTCTTCTGTGACTTTGGTCCTGTAGTGGAATTGGCCACTTCAGACACTTCCATTTTGATATTGCAAGACTTTgttgtttctatttttatttttgttttcccaTTTGCTTTTATCATTATTACCTATGCTTGTATTTTCTTCACAATCCTTAAAATTTCTTCTAGGTGTGGTAAAAGAAAAGCTTTCTCCACTTGTAGCTCCCACCTAATCACAGTTTGTGTTTATTATGGATCCTTTATCACAGTCTACATGACTCCATCTGATGAGAACACATCCCATATAAACAAATACAGATCTCTATTGTACCTCGTGGTGACACCATTGATGAATCCCATCATCTACAGCCTGAGGAACCAGGAGATCAAGAGAGCTGTGCAAAAAATTGTCAGTCATATATTTTATTATGGTTAG